Genomic segment of Nostoc sp. GT001:
TTGACGGTATTCTGGCTCTACCCACAGATCGTAAATAAACGCATATTCCCGCAAGCAATAAATTGGGATCTCTTGCTCTACTGCTGAGATGAGAAATGCTACAAGCTGCCGATCATCTTCTGCTACTAAAAATACGCTGCGCTCGTTTTGCGCCATTCGCGTTAACCATTTTTCATAACGCTGTTCTGGATGCGGTAGAAAACCGTACTTAGCATTATCCCAAGAGTCGTGTAAAGCACAAATCTTGGCCACCATTGGCAGAACTGCGGGTACATCATCTGGCGTAGCAGAACGGATTAGCATGAGCTTGTGCAGTGTAATGTAAGAGTGAAATTTATCACAAACAGAGCAGACAACTAACTCACCTTCAATTACAGCTTTGTTACATCATCTTATAGCTAGAAGAACCATTACATCAAATATAAAGCTGCACCAAAATCAGAGAAGTACGTTCGCTTGCCCCTGGTAAACAATTGCACTTCTCTTATGTTCTAAAGCTTTGCTAAATTTAGGTGAATGCGTTGTGGATTCCCACAACGTTAGTTCGTAAAAAACAAAGGCGATCGCTAAACACACAAACTTCAACAGAAATCTTGTATTACAGTCCGTAAAAGCTGATACTGAAGCTGTATGTAACATAACCCCTCGCTTTTATAAGCCTAGCCATGCCCCAAGACTTCTCTCACCAGAATCTCAGAGGTCGTTTGTTCAAGGGTCAAGACCTTGCAGGGGCAAACTTTAGCGGCGCAGATATCCGAAGTACAGATTTTACTGGTGCAAACCTAATAGGCGCAAACTTTAGTCATGCCAAAGCTGGGCTGGAAAAGCGTTGGGGTATTTACTTACCGATTGCCTTATTCTTATTTGTGGGACTATTAGGGGTTTTTTCATATATAACTAATTATTTAGGATTATTAATAGTCAAAACGCCTGTATTAGAATCCCAAATCATAGCTTGTACTACTTTTATTTTATTGACTACCTTCTTTATCAGTACAATTTCTCAGGGTTTAGAAACTGGTTTAAAAGTATTTACTCTTATTGGAGGAATAATTATTGTATTTTCTGCTGGAATCAAACTCGTGCCAGCTTTTACCGGAGCAGCAACTGGAGTTTTATTAGTAGCTTTGGCGATACTAGGTTCTGTAGCTATAGCAGTATCTATAGCAGCTTCTAACAAGACGTTAGTTATAATTGCTTCCATAATAGTAATTCTAGCCGTACTTGCATCTGTAATTACATCCTCCCTTCAATTCATATCCAATACAATTGGAGCAATATTGATAACTGTAGGTTTAGTTATAGCCTTATCTATAGCCTTATCTAGCATCTATTTTGGCTATCAAGCAATAGAAGGAAATAAAAAATACTTTTGGATTCGTACCATTGCTATTGCCTGGGCTGCTACGGGAGGTACAAGTTTTCGTGGAACTGACTTGACTAATGCTAGTTTTACTAAAGCTGTACTTAGAAATGCGGATTTTAGAAAAGCCAATTTAATGCACACCAATTTTTATCAAGTTAAAATGCTTGATTGTGCTGAACTTGACAAAACCTATCTTCAAAATTCGCAAGTACGTAATTTATTAATTACAGGACAAGGACAGAACCAAATTTTTGACCGCCAAAACTTGCGAGGAGTCAACTTGAAAGGCGCTAACCTAGCAGATGCAAGCTTTATAGGTGCAGACCTAAGTGAAGCCAACTTACAAGATGCAAACTTATCCAGAGCAAATTTAGTACAAACTCAACTGGACAGCACTGACTTCACAGGCGCAACTTTAACTGGAGTCTACATTCAAGATTGGGGCATCACTATCAATACTAAATTTGATGGGGTGCGGTGCGAATATGTTTATATGCGTTTGCCCACAAAAGAAAACCCTGATCCTCACCGCAAACCCGACAATAGGCAAGAAATATTTGCTCCAGGTGAGTTTGGGGATTTCATCAAACCAATTTTTGATACACTCGACCTTTACCACAGCCAAGGAATTGACCCAAGAGCGATCGCAATCGCCTTTAAGGAACTAGCTGAAAATAACCCAGAGGCAGAGCTTGAGATTGTAGCAATAGAAAGACGAGGTGAAGATAAGATATTACTCCGTGCTAAAACAGTAACTACAGCTAATAAATCTGAATTAAGTAGAGATTATTTTATTAATTATAATCAACTCAAAGCGCTAGCGGAGAGAGATTTTAAAGTATTAATAGCAGAGAAAGAATACCAAATAAATAAATTAGAGAATATGATAACTACAGCCCTAGAGCGTCCTAGTTTTTATGTTCAAAATTATCACAATCAAGGAGATACCATAATGCCAGAAGGTTCTAAAAAACAATCTAACTTTGACCTCAAAGGCGCTCAATTTGGAGGTGGTCTAGTCAACGCAGACACAGTAACCGCAAATCAAATCGGCGGCAACATTACCAACTACTCCACTGAGCAAAAGCAGAATCTCGCACAAGCCGCAGCAGAGATTCAGCAGCTTCTCAATCAGTTAGGGCAGAGTTACCCTACTAACACTCCACTAGAAAAACAGATAGCAGTGACAGAAGCACTCAAGCAAATTGATAGTAATCCCACTTTGAAAGCGCGGGTAATTGGGGCGTTGAAATCTGGTGGAACTGAGGCATTGAAGGAATTAGTGGATCATCCTCTTGTCAATATACTTTTGGCAACTTTAGAAGGGTGGCAGGATGCTGAATAGTTCAGTTGCTACAGATGAAGCAGGGAGTAACTGGTGATGGCGAATAAGGAGCATTTGGCAATACTTGAGCAAGGAGTAGAAGTTTGGAATGAGTGGAGACGTAAATATCCCAGGATAATTCCTAACCTCACAAGCGCTAATCTTAGAGGGACTAATCTTAGCGAAGCTAACTTGAGAAAAGCTAACCTCATGGGCGCTGTATTCAACGAATTTGAAATTTTACCAATAGCAAATCTGAGCAAATCCGACCTGAGAGGGGCAAATCTTAGAGGGGTTGTATTTGGAGGAGCTCGATCTCAGAGAAGCTGACCTAAGAAAAGCGGATCTTAGCGGAATTGACCTCACAGGAGCTAACCTTAGCAATTTTGGCTTTGACGATGGGGTAAAGCTCAGAGGAGCGGATCTTAGGGGAGCTAATCTTGAGAAGGCTAATCTTAGCAAACTTGACCTGAGTGAATTTGACCTAAGTGGAGCTAATCTTAGGGGGACAAAACTCAAAGGAACCAGATTTAAAGGAGCTAACCCGACAGGGACAAAGCTCAAGGGTACAAACCTTAGCGAACTTGATCTTAGCAGATTTGACCTGAGTGAATTAGATTTTAGTAGAGCTAATTTCAAAGAGTCTAACCTCAGCAGAGTACAAGCATTAGGAACAAATTTCACAAGAGCAACATTTACCGGAGCCTGCATAGAAGATTGGCATATTAACAGCGCTACCAACCTTGAAGGTGTAATTTGTGCTTATATTTACCTTAAGGAAGGGCAACAAGAACGCCGTCCCAGCAGTGGTAACTTTGCCCCTGGAGAATTCACCAAACTGTTCCAAAAATCCCTAGAAACAGTTGACCTAATCTTCCGTAACGGCATCGACTGGGACGCTTTTGCCTATTCCTTCAAAAAATTAGAAGTCGAAAACCAAGGCGCTCAACTAGATGTCCAAAGCATTGAGAAGAAAGGCGACGGCATTCTCGTAGTCAGAGTTGCTGTTTCCCCTGATGCAGACAAAGCGAAAATCCACAATCAGTTCATCCAGGGCTATGAATTTGCAGCTAAGACATTAGAGGCGCAGTACCGAGCAAGACTTGAAGATAAAGATACTCTAATTTCCAAACAAGAAGCACAGATTAACCGCTTGTTTTACATAGTGGAACAGCAAGGGTCAGTTCAAAAAGCATTAGCAGAAAATCCAAGGAAAGTTTCTAACTACAATATGCAGAATCCGCAGTTTGCAAGTGGCATAGTAGATGCCAACACTGTTAACTCAGAACGAATAGGTGGTAATATTCACAACAACGCTTAAACCTGCCCAAACCGACCCATGCCCGATTCACAAGACCCAAAGCAAGTCAGCAATGACTTACGCAATTCCCAGTTTGGCGGTGGGTTTATCAACGCTGACACAGTGAACGCTGGGCGAATTGGCGGCGACATCTACAACATTCACCTTGAGCAGCAGACGGCAGCATCAGGTAATTCAATCCAATCACAGAATCAAAGAGAGCGATCGCTTTCTGAAAAAGACTCACTCGAAAAAGCTTACACTCTCCAAAGCCAGAAAGTTGCAAATTTACGAACAGGGTTGGTTATTGAAACCGATGTATCCCGCAAGTTCCAATATGAACACCAGCTTCAGTCAGAAGAACGCACCTTGAAGGAACTTGGTGACAAGTTGAATGCAATCGAACAACAATTGCAAACGAGTGATAACTCTGGGTTAGCGGCAGACACAACAATATATATTGAGCGACCACCAATTGAAGATAAATGTTATAAAGCAATCGTGCAACCAGGGGCATTGATTCGTCTCAAAGCCCCACAGAGAATGGGTAAAACATTACTGCTAGAGAAAACCCTAGACTATGCAAGACACCAGGGTTATCAAACTGCAAAATTAGATTTACAACTGGCTGATATTGATATTCTGGCTAATTTAAAAACGTTTCTACAATGGTTATGTGTTGATGTGGCTGACAGTCTGGAACTAGAACCGCAACTAGATAAACACTGGCAAGAGGTTTTTGGGCTGAATAAAAACTGTACCCGTTATTTTCAAAAATATTTATTATCACTTACTGATACTCCCTTAGTTTTAGCTATAGATAACTTTGAGCGATTATTTGAATATCCAGACATTTTCCCTCAATTCTGCTTGTTACTGCGGGGATGGTATGAGGCTGCGAAACAAGGAGACAAGATTGGTAATATCTGGAAGAAGCTGCGGTTAGTAGTAGTTCATTCGACTGAATCTTACCCTTCCTTAGATAGTAATCATTCCCCGTTTAATGTGGGATTGGCGATTGATTTACCCGAATTTAATCTGCAACAAGTAACAACCCTCGCCAAACAGAATGAGTTAAGCCTGGGAGAACAGGACTTAAGCGGGTTGATGGAGTTGCTAGGGGGGCATCCTTATTTGGTACAATCTGCGATTGCCCATCTCAAAAGCCAGCAAGTGACCTTAGAAGAACTCTTGAGGCTTGCGCCAACAGAGCAAGGAATCTTCAGCGATCACTTGCGACAACAACTGTGGCATTTACAACATAATCCCCAGCTTGAGATAGGGTATAAAAAAATAGTAATGACGAATGCACCTGTGAGGCTAGATACTGAAGTTGCGTTTAAGTTGCATAGCTTGGGATTAGTAAAACTTGTTAGTAATGATTGCGTTCCTGGCTGTGATTTGTATCGTCAGTATTTCTCAACTCGTTTGGAGTAGGTAAATCGTGGTTGACCAATACATATTCTCTGGAAGTCTACCTGAAAATGCCAGCACCTACGTCATACGAGAAGCTGATGCACAGTTATATGAAGGACTGAAGGCGGGGAAGTTTTGTTACGTACTAAATTCGCGCCAAAGTGGAAAATCCAGCTTGCGTGTGCGAACCATGCAGCGATTGAGGGAAGATGGCGTAGAATGTGCAGCTGTTGACCTTTCTGCTGGAGGTATTCAGAATGTCCCTCCCGAACAATGGTATGCAGATTTAATTGACACGCTCATTGACAGTTTTGGATTAGATTTAGATTTTGGTGATTGGTGGGAAGCGAATCAGTTAAATTCGCTAGTTACAAGATTTCGCAAGTTTTTGGAAGAAGTATTACTTGTTGAAGTTCAAGATAGTATCGTTATTTTTGTTGATGAAATCGATAGCGTACTCAGTCTGAATTTTCCCACAGATGACTTTTTTGCATTGATTCGCGCTTGCTATAACAAACGAGTTGATAACCCTGAATATAATCGCCTCACTTTTTGTTTATTAGGGGTT
This window contains:
- a CDS encoding GNAT family N-acetyltransferase, whose protein sequence is MLIRSATPDDVPAVLPMVAKICALHDSWDNAKYGFLPHPEQRYEKWLTRMAQNERSVFLVAEDDRQLVAFLISAVEQEIPIYCLREYAFIYDLWVEPEYRQKGIARQIVMLCVERFEQMGIKQIRLDTAVVNENARKLFASCGFRFSNIEMLREI
- a CDS encoding pentapeptide repeat-containing protein, producing the protein MPQDFSHQNLRGRLFKGQDLAGANFSGADIRSTDFTGANLIGANFSHAKAGLEKRWGIYLPIALFLFVGLLGVFSYITNYLGLLIVKTPVLESQIIACTTFILLTTFFISTISQGLETGLKVFTLIGGIIIVFSAGIKLVPAFTGAATGVLLVALAILGSVAIAVSIAASNKTLVIIASIIVILAVLASVITSSLQFISNTIGAILITVGLVIALSIALSSIYFGYQAIEGNKKYFWIRTIAIAWAATGGTSFRGTDLTNASFTKAVLRNADFRKANLMHTNFYQVKMLDCAELDKTYLQNSQVRNLLITGQGQNQIFDRQNLRGVNLKGANLADASFIGADLSEANLQDANLSRANLVQTQLDSTDFTGATLTGVYIQDWGITINTKFDGVRCEYVYMRLPTKENPDPHRKPDNRQEIFAPGEFGDFIKPIFDTLDLYHSQGIDPRAIAIAFKELAENNPEAELEIVAIERRGEDKILLRAKTVTTANKSELSRDYFINYNQLKALAERDFKVLIAEKEYQINKLENMITTALERPSFYVQNYHNQGDTIMPEGSKKQSNFDLKGAQFGGGLVNADTVTANQIGGNITNYSTEQKQNLAQAAAEIQQLLNQLGQSYPTNTPLEKQIAVTEALKQIDSNPTLKARVIGALKSGGTEALKELVDHPLVNILLATLEGWQDAE
- a CDS encoding pentapeptide repeat-containing protein — its product is MANKEHLAILEQGVEVWNEWRRKYPRIIPNLTSANLRGTNLSEANLRKANLMGAVFNEFEILPIANLSKSDLRGANLRGVVFGGARSQRS
- a CDS encoding pentapeptide repeat-containing protein, yielding MEELDLREADLRKADLSGIDLTGANLSNFGFDDGVKLRGADLRGANLEKANLSKLDLSEFDLSGANLRGTKLKGTRFKGANPTGTKLKGTNLSELDLSRFDLSELDFSRANFKESNLSRVQALGTNFTRATFTGACIEDWHINSATNLEGVICAYIYLKEGQQERRPSSGNFAPGEFTKLFQKSLETVDLIFRNGIDWDAFAYSFKKLEVENQGAQLDVQSIEKKGDGILVVRVAVSPDADKAKIHNQFIQGYEFAAKTLEAQYRARLEDKDTLISKQEAQINRLFYIVEQQGSVQKALAENPRKVSNYNMQNPQFASGIVDANTVNSERIGGNIHNNA
- a CDS encoding AAA-like domain-containing protein — its product is MPDSQDPKQVSNDLRNSQFGGGFINADTVNAGRIGGDIYNIHLEQQTAASGNSIQSQNQRERSLSEKDSLEKAYTLQSQKVANLRTGLVIETDVSRKFQYEHQLQSEERTLKELGDKLNAIEQQLQTSDNSGLAADTTIYIERPPIEDKCYKAIVQPGALIRLKAPQRMGKTLLLEKTLDYARHQGYQTAKLDLQLADIDILANLKTFLQWLCVDVADSLELEPQLDKHWQEVFGLNKNCTRYFQKYLLSLTDTPLVLAIDNFERLFEYPDIFPQFCLLLRGWYEAAKQGDKIGNIWKKLRLVVVHSTESYPSLDSNHSPFNVGLAIDLPEFNLQQVTTLAKQNELSLGEQDLSGLMELLGGHPYLVQSAIAHLKSQQVTLEELLRLAPTEQGIFSDHLRQQLWHLQHNPQLEIGYKKIVMTNAPVRLDTEVAFKLHSLGLVKLVSNDCVPGCDLYRQYFSTRLE